The following are encoded together in the Ezakiella massiliensis genome:
- a CDS encoding ATP-binding cassette domain-containing protein, with protein sequence MEKVFELKNLKFKDILDIPSLTFYKGITSIIGKSGSGKTTLMLALNKMITPTSGDVYYHGENIKAMDAVKLRRKVVMLGQQPIIFPGNVRDNLNHGLKFAKKELADDKKLRELLDYVELDKNLDDDPSDFSGGEKQRIAIARVIAMEPDVYLLDEPSSALDSELANNTIEKISQIAKEKDQTIIMVTHSDEISKNISDNIVMIDEGRVMKDE encoded by the coding sequence ATGGAAAAAGTATTTGAATTAAAAAATTTAAAATTTAAAGATATTTTAGATATTCCAAGCCTCACTTTTTATAAGGGGATAACGTCGATTATAGGCAAAAGTGGCAGCGGTAAAACAACTTTGATGTTAGCTCTAAACAAGATGATCACACCTACGAGCGGAGATGTTTATTATCATGGAGAAAATATAAAAGCCATGGACGCCGTAAAACTTCGCAGAAAAGTGGTTATGCTTGGCCAGCAGCCGATAATTTTTCCCGGAAATGTGCGGGACAATTTGAATCATGGGCTAAAATTTGCCAAAAAAGAATTGGCAGATGATAAAAAATTAAGAGAACTCTTGGACTATGTAGAGCTCGATAAAAATTTGGATGATGATCCCAGTGATTTTTCTGGTGGAGAAAAGCAAAGGATTGCTATAGCCAGGGTAATAGCCATGGAGCCAGATGTCTATTTGCTGGATGAGCCAAGCTCAGCCCTCGATAGCGAACTTGCCAACAATACTATAGAAAAAATATCGCAGATTGCCAAAGAAAAAGACCAAACAATAATTATGGTAACCCACTCAGATGAGATTTCAAAAAACATTTCTGATAATATTGTGATGATAGATGAAGGAAGGGTGATGAAAGATGAATAG
- a CDS encoding shikimate kinase, protein MNIVLIGLPGSGKTTVGKFLSEKINREFFDSDLEIEKSHGKSINEIFKNGEEYFRNLETETLEALLDKENIILASGGGVVERSCNLDLLKDHYVIFLDRSVEDILKDLDETTRPLLKDKPYENLKTLSDKRRDKYLSTADFVVTGETVEATVNVIIKKIKEESI, encoded by the coding sequence ATGAACATTGTTTTAATCGGATTACCTGGCAGCGGCAAGACCACTGTTGGAAAATTTCTTTCAGAAAAAATAAATAGAGAATTTTTTGATTCAGATCTTGAAATAGAAAAATCCCATGGCAAGTCTATAAATGAAATTTTTAAAAATGGTGAAGAATATTTCAGAAATCTTGAAACAGAGACTTTAGAGGCTTTACTCGACAAAGAAAATATAATTCTTGCAAGTGGTGGGGGAGTAGTAGAAAGGTCTTGTAATTTAGACTTACTCAAAGACCATTATGTAATATTTTTAGACAGGTCTGTTGAGGATATCTTGAAAGACCTCGATGAGACTACGCGGCCGCTTTTAAAAGACAAGCCTTATGAAAATTTAAAGACCCTATCTGATAAAAGGCGGGATAAGTATTTATCAACAGCAGACTTTGTCGTGACTGGAGAAACAGTTGAGGCTACTGTGAATGTAATAATAAAAAAAATAAAAGAGGAGTCAATATGA
- the rplJ gene encoding 50S ribosomal protein L10, whose amino-acid sequence MKEAVLREKQSIVSEIKDRIERADSMVLVDYRGLNVQEVTELRDNYRKEGVEYKVYKNTLMARAFNELGYEEFTQFLAGPNGIAFSYEDVVGAAKVSAEFAKKNEKLELKAGIVDGKIVDINEIKALAELPPKDVLLARALAGFNSPIQGFANVLQGTIRSLVYALDAVRAKQEEN is encoded by the coding sequence ATGAAAGAGGCAGTACTAAGAGAAAAACAATCAATTGTTTCTGAAATCAAAGATCGTATTGAAAGAGCAGACTCAATGGTTCTTGTAGACTACCGTGGACTAAACGTTCAAGAAGTTACAGAGTTAAGAGATAACTACCGTAAAGAAGGCGTTGAATACAAAGTTTACAAAAACACATTGATGGCACGCGCTTTTAACGAACTTGGATATGAAGAATTCACACAATTCTTAGCAGGCCCTAATGGAATTGCTTTCTCCTATGAAGATGTTGTAGGTGCAGCAAAAGTTTCAGCAGAATTTGCAAAGAAAAATGAAAAACTTGAATTAAAAGCTGGCATCGTCGATGGAAAGATTGTCGACATTAACGAGATTAAGGCTCTGGCAGAGCTACCACCAAAGGATGTTCTGTTAGCTCGTGCATTAGCTGGTTTCAACAGCCCAATTCAAGGATTTGCAAATGTATTACAAGGGACTATTCGTTCCCTCGTCTATGCTCTTGACGCAGTAAGAGCTAAACAAGAAGAAAATTAA
- a CDS encoding 3-dehydroquinate synthase family protein, with protein sequence MENIIYKSIDKIEYDFLVGDEVLRDLYGEMFPEDTYFVQAGEACKTFDFIESLIGQMQSRGLDRSSHIGVVGGGSLSDAVGFAAGIYMRGLSHDIIPTTLLSMVDACVGGKTAINFNHAKNFVGIFNEAKNVIIDERFTKTESLDNYKNGVVEAIKLAALFDDNIFNEMEALIDYEMKNRDEFTHLAAGYCPQKKQGIVKNDFRDKGLRQLLNAGHTLGHAIEAYEDYKIPHGKTVALGLVIEHQALGYDTHKDFFRIFDKLYGDDFKKLVEKYKKTKLTIKDDKKSAGDLIKIPCIRKIGCGSILTLNKKDFQRSIYFE encoded by the coding sequence ATGGAAAATATAATTTATAAATCAATAGACAAAATTGAATACGATTTCCTTGTAGGGGATGAAGTTTTAAGAGATTTATATGGAGAAATGTTTCCAGAGGACACATATTTTGTCCAAGCAGGTGAAGCTTGCAAGACTTTTGATTTTATTGAGTCGCTAATTGGCCAGATGCAAAGTCGCGGTCTGGATAGGTCTTCTCATATAGGAGTGGTTGGCGGCGGCAGTCTATCAGATGCAGTGGGCTTTGCAGCTGGTATTTACATGCGCGGCCTTAGCCACGATATAATTCCTACCACGCTTTTATCCATGGTGGATGCTTGCGTGGGAGGTAAGACCGCCATCAATTTTAATCATGCAAAAAATTTTGTGGGCATCTTTAATGAAGCCAAGAATGTTATTATTGATGAAAGATTTACCAAGACTGAAAGTCTAGATAATTATAAAAATGGGGTGGTGGAAGCCATCAAGCTAGCCGCTTTATTTGACGACAATATTTTTAATGAAATGGAAGCTTTAATAGATTATGAAATGAAAAATAGAGATGAATTTACTCATCTTGCAGCTGGCTATTGTCCACAGAAAAAACAAGGAATTGTAAAAAATGATTTTCGCGATAAGGGCTTGAGGCAGCTATTAAATGCTGGCCACACCCTTGGCCACGCCATAGAGGCCTATGAAGATTATAAAATTCCCCACGGCAAGACAGTGGCTCTGGGCCTTGTGATTGAACACCAGGCTTTGGGCTATGATACTCACAAAGATTTCTTTAGGATTTTTGATAAATTATATGGAGACGATTTTAAAAAATTGGTCGAAAAATATAAAAAAACCAAGCTTACAATTAAAGATGACAAAAAATCCGCTGGAGATCTGATCAAGATTCCTTGCATAAGGAAAATCGGCTGCGGAAGTATTTTAACTCTTAACAAAAAAGATTTTCAAAGGAGCATTTATTTTGAGTAG
- a CDS encoding ABC transporter permease, with protein sequence MNSESVNIYSVLIAYVYVIIALVISKLTGIKKEKLIFISGFRMTLQLLITAYVLQMVFDNPKAIYTIIILSVMEIFAIYNIRKRSGIKSLHFTKTIAISMVAGSLLCLIYFILIVIKLKPWYNPQYIITLGGMLIGNTMTALTLAINSLTKEIKSQRVKIEGALMLGASPHDAVDENFKNALNASILPTMNSMLGMGIVFLPGMMAGQIISGESPLTAIFYQISIMLGIFGSVVISTFLFLEMARKLLFNKDAQLRVEELD encoded by the coding sequence ATGAATAGTGAAAGTGTAAATATTTACTCGGTTCTCATCGCTTATGTTTATGTAATAATAGCTTTAGTTATTTCTAAATTGACCGGTATAAAAAAAGAAAAATTGATTTTTATCTCTGGCTTTAGGATGACCCTGCAACTTCTCATAACAGCCTATGTACTCCAGATGGTTTTTGATAATCCAAAGGCGATTTATACAATTATAATCTTATCTGTTATGGAGATATTTGCAATTTATAATATAAGAAAAAGAAGTGGAATAAAGTCTTTGCATTTTACTAAAACAATTGCCATATCAATGGTCGCAGGAAGTTTACTGTGCTTAATTTATTTTATTTTAATAGTTATCAAATTAAAACCCTGGTACAATCCTCAATACATTATTACACTTGGGGGTATGCTTATAGGGAACACCATGACGGCTCTAACACTAGCCATTAACTCATTGACCAAGGAAATTAAATCGCAAAGAGTAAAAATTGAGGGGGCGCTTATGCTTGGGGCTAGTCCACACGATGCTGTGGATGAAAACTTTAAAAACGCCTTAAACGCAAGTATACTTCCAACAATGAATTCTATGCTTGGTATGGGCATAGTATTTTTGCCAGGTATGATGGCTGGGCAAATTATATCAGGCGAGTCACCACTTACTGCAATTTTTTATCAGATTTCTATCATGCTAGGAATTTTTGGCAGCGTAGTAATCTCTACATTTTTATTTTTAGAGATGGCAAGAAAGCTCCTGTTTAATAAAGATGCGCAATTGAGAGTGGAAGAATTAGATTAA
- the aroF gene encoding 3-deoxy-7-phosphoheptulonate synthase → MRIIAGSCSIENYDQAISLAGKLKALGVSEIRAMLFKPRTDPNSFQGIGYDGIEILKELKNMGFKIVSEVMNAEQIEKLYDYVDSMQVGARNMQNFDLLRELGRTDKNIILKRGFASYIEEWIKASEYITRAGNQNVTLCERGIRSFDNITRNVLDIGAIIYLKEMTDFEVLADPSHSMGRRDFVSGAAKAAMAAGADGLIIEVHENPEEALTDKDQALDIKTFEKLLKDLNGKYNL, encoded by the coding sequence TTGAGAATTATTGCAGGTTCTTGTTCAATTGAAAACTACGATCAAGCCATTAGTTTGGCTGGTAAATTAAAGGCTCTGGGCGTAAGCGAAATCAGGGCCATGCTTTTTAAGCCGAGGACTGATCCAAATAGTTTTCAGGGAATAGGATACGATGGTATAGAAATTTTAAAAGAATTAAAAAATATGGGCTTTAAAATTGTCAGCGAAGTTATGAATGCTGAACAAATTGAAAAGCTATATGATTATGTTGATTCAATGCAAGTTGGCGCCAGAAATATGCAAAACTTTGATTTGTTAAGAGAGCTGGGTCGGACTGATAAAAATATTATTCTAAAGAGGGGTTTTGCTTCCTATATAGAAGAGTGGATCAAGGCGTCTGAGTACATTACAAGGGCAGGCAACCAAAACGTGACCCTTTGCGAAAGGGGCATTAGGTCCTTTGATAATATAACCAGAAATGTTTTGGATATTGGCGCTATTATTTATTTAAAAGAGATGACTGACTTTGAAGTTCTAGCTGATCCTTCGCATTCGATGGGCAGACGAGACTTTGTGTCAGGGGCTGCCAAGGCGGCCATGGCTGCAGGGGCTGATGGACTGATAATAGAAGTTCACGAAAATCCGGAAGAGGCTTTGACTGATAAAGACCAAGCCTTGGATATTAAAACTTTTGAAAAATTATTAAAGGACCTCAATGGAAAATATAATTTATAA
- a CDS encoding chorismate synthase, translating into MFTYGRDFRITIFGASHDNYVGLLIDGIKAGAHIDFEKIKTSLDRRRPTSTEETSRREEDELVLVSGYENNHTSESPLVILIKNSDVKKSDYSDIKDAFRPGHADYSKFIKYQGQAYETGGGVFSGRMTVALVVAGEIARQINDFGISSEIIFAGENTGSQIKIIAEKIDPGLGQPFFDSVESVVSHILFSVPSVKGINFGNILETYKMSSLEALDEFYMEDQKVKTKHNHDGGVQGGITNGMPLVINVFLKAIPTVNIDVETLDKDFNKTTIKASGRHDKQIANRVGIVLESAVQIALLDLLMRAR; encoded by the coding sequence ATGTTTACTTACGGTAGAGATTTTAGAATTACAATTTTTGGGGCCTCACACGATAACTATGTCGGCCTTTTAATTGACGGAATAAAGGCAGGCGCTCATATAGATTTTGAAAAAATAAAGACGAGTCTGGACAGAAGAAGGCCGACGAGCACTGAAGAGACCTCGCGCAGGGAAGAGGATGAATTGGTTCTTGTTTCAGGTTATGAAAACAATCATACAAGTGAATCCCCTCTTGTAATATTAATAAAAAATTCAGATGTAAAAAAATCTGATTATAGTGATATCAAAGATGCCTTTAGGCCTGGTCACGCCGATTATTCCAAGTTTATAAAATACCAGGGCCAAGCTTACGAGACTGGCGGTGGAGTTTTTTCCGGCAGAATGACTGTGGCTTTGGTGGTTGCAGGTGAGATCGCAAGGCAGATTAACGACTTCGGCATCTCTTCAGAAATAATTTTTGCTGGAGAAAATACAGGTTCTCAGATAAAAATCATCGCCGAAAAAATTGATCCAGGTCTTGGTCAACCATTTTTTGATTCGGTTGAATCTGTAGTCAGCCATATTTTGTTTTCGGTTCCATCTGTCAAGGGGATTAACTTTGGAAATATCTTGGAGACTTACAAGATGTCATCATTGGAAGCTCTGGATGAATTTTATATGGAAGATCAAAAAGTTAAGACCAAGCACAACCACGATGGTGGAGTCCAAGGGGGAATTACAAATGGCATGCCACTTGTTATAAATGTATTTTTAAAAGCCATTCCAACTGTAAATATAGATGTGGAAACTCTTGATAAAGACTTTAACAAAACGACAATAAAGGCTTCGGGCAGGCACGATAAGCAAATTGCAAATAGGGTTGGAATTGTCCTTGAAAGCGCGGTCCAAATAGCCTTGCTTGATCTCTTGATGAGGGCCAGATGA
- the rplL gene encoding 50S ribosomal protein L7/L12 — translation MSEKVTQLIEDVKNLTVLELNDLVKALEEEFGVSAAAPMAVAAAPAAGGAAPAAEEKSEFNVVLKEAGAEKIKVIKAVREATGLGLKEAKEMVDGAPKTIKENVAKDEAEELKKKLEEAGAVVELA, via the coding sequence ATGAGTGAAAAAGTAACACAACTAATTGAAGATGTAAAAAATTTAACAGTTCTAGAACTAAATGATCTAGTAAAGGCATTAGAAGAAGAATTCGGAGTATCAGCAGCAGCTCCAATGGCAGTTGCAGCAGCTCCAGCAGCAGGCGGCGCAGCTCCAGCAGCAGAAGAAAAATCAGAATTCAACGTAGTTCTTAAAGAAGCTGGCGCAGAAAAGATCAAAGTTATCAAAGCAGTTAGAGAAGCTACAGGTCTTGGCTTAAAAGAAGCTAAAGAAATGGTAGACGGCGCACCTAAGACAATCAAAGAAAACGTTGCAAAAGACGAAGCTGAAGAACTAAAGAAAAAATTAGAAGAAGCTGGAGCAGTTGTAGAACTAGCTTAA
- a CDS encoding M42 family metallopeptidase, producing the protein MKYDLDYLIDFGVKLLETPSPTGDTKAAVDLVKSELEKYCHVEYTRKGALLAKIEGKNKDDAILLSSHVDTLGAMVKELKPNGRLKMSMLGGYAWATVEGLEVEVATEDGKRIPGTIMTTAASSHVHGAKTQNIERNDENLEIRIDEVARNKKDLEDLGIQVGDFVYYNTGTKLFDSGYLKSRHLDDKACVISLIGIAKYLKENNIVPPRTTYLFISNYEEVGHGSSAGIPEEVSEFIAVDMAAPGQGQTSDEHKVTICVKDSTGPYDLGLKRKFIKLAKENDIPYVLDIYPFYGSDASAAQRAGVNARAGLIGPGVDASHSFERTHKEGIKATTDLAIAYVLADK; encoded by the coding sequence ATGAAATACGATTTAGATTATTTAATTGATTTTGGGGTAAAACTATTGGAAACTCCATCACCAACAGGTGACACAAAGGCAGCAGTTGATTTAGTAAAATCAGAACTTGAAAAATATTGCCATGTGGAATATACCAGAAAAGGAGCTTTGCTTGCTAAGATCGAAGGCAAGAACAAAGATGATGCAATTTTATTAAGCTCACACGTTGATACTCTTGGCGCTATGGTTAAGGAATTAAAACCAAATGGCAGACTAAAAATGTCTATGCTTGGCGGCTATGCTTGGGCAACAGTTGAAGGACTTGAAGTCGAAGTTGCTACAGAAGATGGCAAGAGAATCCCAGGCACAATTATGACTACAGCTGCAAGCTCACACGTTCACGGAGCCAAAACTCAAAACATCGAAAGAAATGACGAAAATCTTGAAATTAGAATTGATGAAGTCGCAAGAAATAAAAAAGACCTAGAAGACCTAGGTATTCAAGTAGGCGATTTTGTTTATTATAATACAGGCACAAAACTATTTGATTCTGGATATTTAAAGAGCAGACACTTAGACGACAAGGCCTGCGTAATTTCATTGATTGGAATTGCTAAATACCTAAAGGAAAATAATATTGTTCCACCACGCACAACTTATCTCTTCATTTCTAACTATGAAGAAGTTGGCCACGGATCAAGCGCAGGAATTCCTGAAGAAGTTTCAGAATTTATCGCCGTTGATATGGCAGCTCCAGGTCAAGGACAAACATCTGACGAACACAAGGTTACAATTTGTGTCAAGGATAGCACAGGACCTTATGATCTAGGCTTAAAGAGGAAGTTTATTAAACTTGCAAAAGAAAATGACATCCCATATGTACTTGACATTTATCCATTCTATGGTTCAGACGCATCTGCAGCTCAAAGAGCAGGTGTAAATGCAAGAGCAGGACTCATTGGACCAGGTGTTGATGCTTCCCACTCATTTGAACGCACCCACAAAGAAGGTATTAAAGCTACAACAGATCTAGCTATTGCCTATGTACTAGCAGATAAATAA
- a CDS encoding type II 3-dehydroquinate dehydratase has translation MKKILFILGANLKYLGQREKDIYGSKTIDEIYESMNQISDQVQIEMLATNSEGEIIDALMEKDYDALIINPGAYTHYSLAIYDALRAKEDKFKVEVHMTNVYKREDFRQQMTTSGGADAIIMGMGEKSYYLAVKAICDYFSL, from the coding sequence ATGAAGAAAATATTATTTATATTAGGAGCAAATTTAAAATATTTGGGCCAAAGGGAAAAGGATATTTACGGTTCAAAGACTATTGATGAAATCTATGAGTCTATGAATCAAATTTCTGATCAGGTTCAAATAGAAATGCTGGCAACTAATAGCGAAGGGGAAATTATAGACGCTCTTATGGAAAAGGACTATGATGCGCTTATAATTAATCCAGGAGCTTATACTCACTATAGCCTGGCTATTTACGATGCCTTGAGGGCCAAGGAGGACAAGTTTAAAGTTGAAGTCCACATGACCAATGTCTATAAGAGGGAAGACTTCCGCCAGCAAATGACGACAAGCGGTGGGGCAGACGCAATAATTATGGGTATGGGAGAAAAGTCATATTATTTAGCGGTAAAAGCTATTTGTGATTATTTTTCTTTATAA
- a CDS encoding Crp/Fnr family transcriptional regulator, giving the protein MFNEISNEARDAISNEVNLKRYHKGEYIFKSDDPATVMYVVKTGAMKITMNLSDGREQILYIYKNGDFVGGLNLLTSDHYVYNGVALIETSVITINKAAFDEHLMNDNNFLRAMLVESYSRIRKSEDLIDRLSVINGDMKVAKGIIDLIKTHGSRSINGNWIVNPNLTRTEMGSFTGLARETLTRKLAYFQDIGLIKLLPKGGIEILNLDGLFELTI; this is encoded by the coding sequence TTGTTTAATGAAATATCTAACGAGGCAAGAGATGCCATTAGTAACGAAGTTAATTTAAAAAGATATCACAAGGGTGAGTATATATTTAAGTCTGATGACCCAGCCACTGTTATGTATGTAGTAAAAACTGGGGCTATGAAGATAACTATGAATCTCTCTGACGGAAGAGAGCAGATTTTGTATATATATAAAAACGGAGACTTTGTTGGAGGCCTTAATCTTTTGACGAGTGACCACTATGTTTATAATGGGGTTGCCTTGATTGAAACAAGTGTTATAACTATAAATAAAGCTGCCTTTGACGAGCATTTGATGAATGATAATAATTTTTTAAGGGCTATGCTTGTTGAATCTTATTCTAGAATTCGTAAATCAGAAGATTTGATTGATAGATTATCTGTTATAAATGGAGATATGAAAGTCGCCAAGGGAATTATTGATTTGATAAAAACTCACGGATCAAGGTCTATAAATGGCAACTGGATTGTAAATCCAAACCTTACTCGGACTGAAATGGGGTCATTCACGGGTCTTGCACGGGAAACCTTGACCAGAAAACTAGCCTACTTCCAAGATATAGGCCTAATTAAACTCTTGCCAAAGGGCGGCATAGAAATTTTAAACTTAGATGGCCTATTTGAACTTACAATATAA
- a CDS encoding alkaline phosphatase — protein sequence MKKTLSLLLALALVLTSFVPTFAADSSKKEEQAVIKNVIMMIPDGMSFEAFTLARWFTPDWKFALDEILTGSVRTNNSDVPMADSAPAATAMSTGYKSEAPYIGCYPQTFGMAGAKNYDPAKADMPIATVLEAAKYSGRSTGVVSTSRVNHATPAAFYSHHPNRSEYDTLIEQGVYQNLDVVLGAGTNYLTAEKRNDGEDLISVLKDKGYTFITKRDELLNTKADKLWGLFAKKDLAYDLEADKTVEPSLEEMTKKAIEILSKNENGFFLIVEGSEIDWAGHSNDPINMVGDILAYDKAVKAALDFAKTNKDTVVISAADHGTGGITMGNYHTSGTYTKNKLGYYTDLIKNAKGGALKASSELDEDRTNIREVVKKYFGITDLTDEEVKFIKEYDSAESGIGLMISERSGIGWTTHGHVGGDIGLYCYSSNPNVPALSGTIMNNEIGEYIARVMNFDLDALSEKLFVPARPALEAKGAKIQWKNVSENKEKKNHELIVTKGSNTYRFPVNKNIVYVNGQVKEFDGLTLFNEKAVFLPKAAIDLVK from the coding sequence ATGAAAAAAACTTTATCACTTTTATTAGCCTTGGCACTTGTACTTACTTCTTTTGTGCCAACATTTGCTGCAGATTCCAGCAAAAAAGAAGAACAAGCAGTAATCAAAAATGTAATCATGATGATTCCTGATGGAATGAGCTTTGAAGCTTTTACACTTGCCAGATGGTTCACACCTGATTGGAAATTTGCTTTAGACGAAATTCTAACTGGATCAGTTAGAACAAATAACTCTGACGTTCCTATGGCTGACTCAGCTCCAGCTGCTACAGCTATGTCAACTGGTTATAAATCAGAAGCTCCATACATTGGCTGCTACCCACAAACATTTGGTATGGCCGGTGCAAAAAACTATGACCCAGCAAAAGCTGACATGCCAATTGCAACAGTACTTGAAGCTGCAAAATATTCTGGCAGATCAACTGGCGTAGTATCAACATCAAGGGTTAACCACGCTACACCGGCTGCATTTTACTCTCACCATCCAAACAGAAGTGAATACGACACTCTTATTGAACAAGGCGTTTATCAAAACCTTGACGTAGTTTTGGGCGCAGGCACAAATTATTTAACAGCTGAAAAGCGTAATGACGGCGAAGATTTGATTTCTGTTTTGAAAGACAAAGGTTATACCTTTATTACAAAACGTGACGAACTTTTAAACACAAAAGCAGACAAGCTTTGGGGTTTATTTGCTAAAAAAGACTTGGCCTACGACCTTGAAGCTGATAAAACAGTTGAACCAAGCCTAGAAGAAATGACAAAGAAAGCTATTGAAATCCTTTCAAAGAATGAAAACGGATTCTTCTTGATTGTTGAAGGTTCTGAAATCGACTGGGCTGGACACTCAAACGACCCTATTAATATGGTTGGCGACATCCTTGCCTATGACAAGGCTGTTAAAGCTGCCCTTGATTTTGCTAAGACAAATAAAGATACAGTAGTTATTTCAGCTGCTGACCACGGCACCGGTGGAATCACGATGGGTAACTACCACACAAGTGGAACTTACACAAAAAATAAACTTGGCTACTACACAGACCTTATTAAAAATGCCAAGGGCGGAGCTTTAAAAGCTTCAAGCGAATTAGATGAAGACCGTACAAATATCAGAGAAGTTGTTAAAAAATACTTTGGCATAACAGACCTAACTGATGAAGAAGTTAAATTTATCAAGGAATATGATAGCGCTGAATCAGGAATTGGCCTTATGATAAGTGAACGTTCAGGAATTGGCTGGACAACTCACGGCCACGTTGGTGGAGATATTGGTCTCTACTGCTACAGTTCAAATCCAAATGTCCCTGCACTTTCAGGAACTATTATGAACAATGAAATTGGTGAGTACATTGCAAGAGTTATGAACTTTGACTTAGATGCACTAAGTGAAAAACTATTTGTTCCAGCTCGTCCAGCTCTTGAAGCTAAAGGCGCAAAGATTCAATGGAAAAACGTATCAGAAAATAAAGAAAAGAAAAACCACGAACTAATTGTTACTAAGGGTTCAAACACTTACCGCTTCCCTGTTAACAAAAATATTGTTTATGTAAATGGTCAAGTAAAAGAATTTGACGGATTGACTTTGTTTAATGAAAAGGCTGTATTCCTACCAAAAGCAGCTATTGACCTAGTAAAATAA
- a CDS encoding acyl-CoA dehydrogenase family protein has product MKIYEKAREFGLKHIEPYAAEIDKNARFPKETFEALGKEGFLKMMVPKEYGGDGLTMQEHAEACMGFAEYCASAGLCYMMHNVCLMVVLNHGSEELKKEVCEAIVNNNEFCALAYSEFGTGTHFYIPELKAEFRDGYTVISGRKSMVTSAEQASYYLISAPSQKEGVTDNWLVPLKKEGVSFDMNEWNGVGMKGNVSCPMTLTNVKLEDKYMVGEPGTAIDQIFGTVAPFFIVGLASVYTGLSLAMYEAARKHAIDRVYPNGQGLIQIETVQIHLANLYNRSHAAKYFTFEAARAAANGEEDALPKILSARINASEGAIECAKWAMRIGGGKAYNGNGPLERYMRDSYAGQIMAPSVDVLITWLGKAVTGQDLI; this is encoded by the coding sequence ATGAAAATATACGAAAAAGCAAGAGAATTTGGTTTAAAACATATTGAACCATACGCAGCAGAAATTGACAAGAACGCTAGGTTCCCAAAGGAAACATTTGAAGCCCTAGGCAAAGAAGGATTTTTAAAGATGATGGTTCCAAAGGAATACGGTGGAGATGGATTAACAATGCAAGAACACGCAGAAGCTTGCATGGGTTTTGCAGAATACTGTGCATCAGCAGGTCTATGCTACATGATGCATAACGTTTGTTTAATGGTTGTTTTAAATCACGGTTCAGAAGAATTAAAGAAAGAAGTTTGTGAAGCTATCGTAAATAACAATGAATTTTGCGCACTAGCTTACAGTGAATTTGGAACAGGTACTCACTTCTATATTCCTGAATTAAAGGCAGAATTTAGAGATGGCTACACAGTTATTAGCGGAAGAAAATCAATGGTTACTTCAGCTGAACAAGCAAGCTACTATTTAATAAGTGCTCCTTCACAAAAAGAAGGCGTTACAGACAACTGGCTAGTTCCACTTAAAAAAGAAGGCGTTTCATTTGATATGAACGAATGGAATGGTGTAGGTATGAAGGGTAACGTTTCATGCCCAATGACACTTACAAATGTAAAACTAGAAGATAAATACATGGTTGGTGAACCAGGCACAGCTATTGACCAAATCTTTGGCACAGTTGCTCCTTTCTTTATTGTAGGACTTGCAAGTGTTTACACAGGTCTTTCACTCGCTATGTACGAAGCTGCTCGTAAGCATGCAATCGACAGAGTATATCCAAACGGACAAGGACTAATTCAAATTGAAACAGTTCAAATTCATTTGGCAAATCTATACAACAGAAGCCATGCAGCAAAATACTTTACATTTGAAGCAGCTAGAGCAGCAGCAAATGGTGAAGAAGATGCACTTCCAAAAATCTTATCAGCCAGAATCAATGCATCAGAAGGCGCTATCGAATGTGCAAAATGGGCTATGAGAATTGGCGGAGGAAAAGCTTATAACGGCAATGGACCTCTAGAAAGATATATGAGAGACTCATATGCAGGACAAATTATGGCTCCATCAGTAGACGTTCTAATCACATGGTTAGGTAAGGCAGTTACAGGACAAGACTTAATCTAA